The sequence below is a genomic window from Mugil cephalus isolate CIBA_MC_2020 chromosome 14, CIBA_Mcephalus_1.1, whole genome shotgun sequence.
gtctatatatttatatatatatatatatatgtgaacaATACCTGTTTGGGTTTTCTTCAGGCTTCCTGCTGGTCGTTCTTCATCGCACCTCTCGAGATGTATTCTCAGGATTTTGGTCACTTGTGGGTGTTTAGCTGCCTCCGTTAACGGTTCATCATCCGAAGTGTTGCTCAAGGAATCTGaaactgaattcatttaattaaacatgAGCACATGACTGGTTTCTGTCACGTTCTCTAGCTGAGGGCAGGGTGGTTACCTGTCACTGGCTTCTTTCCTGCCCTTTTAGGAGTCGTGTTCCTCTTCTTTGGAGGCGAggcctttgttttggttttcgtACGTATGTTTGAACGTTTCTTTTTCACGATATTAATCAAGGGTTCGTCATCTGAGCTTTCGTCGCTGTATTCTgccaaaaaaacagcagcaaggAAAAGGTTTCGTGATGGTTTAGTGGAAATGTCATACAgtgttttgttgaagctgctccTGAAGTACCTCTTCTCTTTTTGGAGGCGCTTCCTCGCGACACGTTTCTCTTCCTGGTGTTTTCCTTCGCTGGTTTCCTCTTCTTGGCAACGAGATTCACCAGGGGAACGTCATCGTCGTCCTCCTCGTCATCCAAGCTGCTGTCTGGGGATGAAGTGTCTTTTAAAACCGAAGTACTTCGAATTTAAACCTCTTGTactcaaatttatttaaattggttTGTAATGATGAGGCCTCTTACCTTCTCGGAATTTGTCGGTacgttttgttgtgtttttgtttgcggAGGCGTCCTTCTCTTTCGGCGCTTGGCTCTTTTTCTTGATTGCCATCAGCGGCTCATCGTCTGAACTGTCGCTGGAAGTCTCAACATATTTGActagaataaacaaaaaacaattaatttcactgtaaacaaaacatttttggtAAGAAAAAGAAGCTTTGAAAAGAAGTTTTCCAGTTTGACCCACCTTTTTTCCTCGCTGCGCTCCTTTTGGATGTAATAACTGGGGTTGATTTTTTTGACGGAGTAAAGGATGCTTTTCTTTTAGGACGTGACTGAACTCTCTTGGCGATTTCACTCAGAGGCTCGTCGTCTGAGCTGTCGTCCTTGTCCGGTGACTCTGTGTAGGAAAAGCAAGTCAAGAGTAAGCGTCTGACACAGAAG
It includes:
- the LOC125019508 gene encoding nucleolin 2-like isoform X2, whose protein sequence is MDCSTADFTANVLHDSPGKESSSSEDLVPLAQLLMRPQSEEKKSCGNTQDVVSDSNSKEDKASGVSSEDEPLVKLKTARPKKQEKKENTPPESNCKNNKNAGLNTDDSSDNEPLTKISKVSSKAAKKTLSVPPKKSVERKKKESPDKDDSSDDEPLSEIAKRVQSRPKRKASFTPSKKSTPVITSKRSAARKKVKYVETSSDSSDDEPLMAIKKKSQAPKEKDASANKNTTKRTDKFREDSSLDDEEDDDDVPLVNLVAKKRKPAKENTRKRNVSRGSASKKRREYSDESSDDEPLINIVKKKRSNIRTKTKTKASPPKKRNTTPKRAGKKPVTDSLSNTSDDEPLTEAAKHPQVTKILRIHLERCDEERPAGSLKKTQTETPAAETPLKEDSGESPEEEE
- the LOC125019508 gene encoding nucleolin 2-like isoform X1, with the translated sequence MDCSTADFTANVLHDSPGKESSSSEDLVPLAQLLMRPQSEEKKSCGNTQDVVSDSNSKEDKASGVSSEDEPLVKLKTARPKKQEKKENTPPESNCKNNKNAGLNTDDSSDNEPLTKISKVSSKAAKKTLSVPPKKSVERKKKESPDKDDSSDDEPLSEIAKRVQSRPKRKASFTPSKKSTPVITSKRSAARKKVKYVETSSDSSDDEPLMAIKKKSQAPKEKDASANKNTTKRTDKFREDSSLDDEEDDDDVPLVNLVAKKRKPAKENTRKRNVSRGSASKKRREYSDESSDDEPLINIVKKKRSNIRTKTKTKASPPKKRNTTPKRAGKKPVTVSDSLSNTSDDEPLTEAAKHPQVTKILRIHLERCDEERPAGSLKKTQTETPAAETPLKEDSGESPEEEE